The nucleotide window CAGTTCGGTCCCTATCTGCCGTGGGTGTTGGAGTATTGAGAGGATTTGTCCCTAGTACGAGAGGACCGGGATGAACATACCTCTGGTGGAGCTGTTGTGGCGCCAGCCGCAGTGCAGCGTAGCTACGTATGGACGGGATAACCGCTGAAGGCATCTAAGCGGGAAACCCACCTCGAAACGAGTACTCCCTTGAGAGCCGTGGAAGACCACCACGTTGATAGGCTGGGTGTGCAAGCGCGGTGACGCGTTGAGCTTACCAGTACTAATCGCTCGATCGAGCTTGATCGCTTCCATGATCCATGTCCGCCGTCAAAACGGACCGGTCAACGAGACAAACAGACCAAAGACCCGACGGTAGAGACCGTCGATCCGCTTGCCGAACGTCATCTTGTCCTGCGCCGGTCTGGTGGTTTGAGCGGTGTGCCCAGAACCCGATCCCATCTCGAACTCGGCCGTTAAACGCACCAGCGCCTATGGTACTGTGTCTCAAGACACGGGAGAGTCGGTCGCCGCCAGACCTGCACAGAACAAGAGACAACAATCCCTCGACAACGATGTCATGACCAAAACGCCCGCCTCGAAAGAGGCGGGCGTTTTGCGTTTCACGCCTTGCTTCCTTACCGAATGGTCATGATCCAGCCAAAAGCAGGTAAGCGGAAGGTCGGCATGGTCTCAATCTTTCTCGGAAGAGGGGAGGGGACTTCGTGTCGGCCTATGCTCAAGCGGGTTTCCCGCGCATCCACGACCTCGTATCGTCCTGTCCCATGCGCCTCCTCATCATCGAGGATGACCGCGAGGCGGTCTCCTATCTCGTCAAGGCTTTCAAGGAAGCAGGCCATGTGCCGGACCATGCGGTCGACGGCCTGGACGGGTACGCTTTGGCGCGGGAGGGTGATTACGATGTTCTCATCGTCGATCGCATGCTGCCGAAACTCGACGGGTTGTCACTGATCCGCTCCCTGCGTGAGCAGGAGGTCACGACTCCCGTCCTGATCCTCTCAGCCCTCGGACAGGTCGACGACCGGGTGAAAGGATTGCGGGCCGGCGGGGACGATTACCTCCCGAAACCCTATGCCTTTTCCGAATTGCTCGCCCGGGCGGAGGTGCTGGCCCGTCGCCGCGCCGCCTCGACCGGCTCGGCCGAGGCGATGTCCTATCATGTGGGAGACCTGCATCTCGACCGGTTGTCCCACCGTGTGACCCGTGGCGGTCACGAGATCCTGCTCCAGCCTCGCGAATTCCGGCTGCTCGAATATCTCATGCGCCATGCCGGGCAGGTGGTGACCCGCACGATGCTGCTCGAACACGTCTGGGATTATCATTTCGATCCCCAGACCAATGTCATCGATGTCCACGTCTCACGCCTGCGCGCCAAACTCGATAAGGATTTCGACACCGCCCTGATTCATACGATCCGCGGCGCCGGCTACATCCTGCGGCCGGACGAGCCTCACCGCGGGCCGGCCGCATCGTGAGCGAGACCGAGCGGGCGCCCGCGCGCATCCGGAACCTGTTCCGGACGACGGCCTTCAAGCTGTCCTTCGCCTATCTCGTCGTCTTCGCCACCTTCGCCTTCCTGGCTCTCGGCTACGTCGCCTGGAACGCGAGCCGCGTGCTCGACGACCAGATGGTGTCGACCATCGAGGCCGAGATCAACGGGTTGTCCGAACAATACAAGTCCGGCGGCCTGCGCCGCCTGATCTCCGTGGTGGAACGCCGGGCCGGCGAACCGGGTGCGTCTCTCTACCTGGTGACGACGGCGGCGGGCGAGCGGGTCGTCGGCAATGTCGGCGCCTTGGCCGACGGAACTCTCTCCCAACCCGGTCAGACCGAGGCCGCTTACGCTCGCAGTGGCCAGTCGGATGTGCTCGACCACCATGCGATCATGCAGGTTTTCGTTCTCCCGGGAGGATTTCGCCTCGTGGTCGGGCGCGACGTGGAAGAACGCGACAGACTTCGCTCGATCATCGCGACCACGTTCGGCTCCTCGGTAGCCCTTGTCGTCGTCCTTGGTGTCGTCGGCGGCTGGTTCGTGGCGAGCCGTGTCCTCCGACGCGTCGACGCCATGACGGAGACGACGCGCCGGATCATGGCCGGCGACCTCGACGGACGGCTTGCCGTCGCCGGCAACGGAGACGAACTCGATCGGCTGGCCCGGAATCTCAACGAGATGCTGGAGCGCATCGGCGAGTTGATGCGCGGCTTGCGCGAAGTCTCCGACAATATCGCTCACGATCTGAAGACGCCCCTGACACGGTTGCGCAACCGCGCCGACGAGGCGCTTCACGGCGCCGATTCACCCGAGCAATTGCGCGCCGCCATCGAGGGCGTGATCGAGGAGAGCGATGGGCTGATCCGGGTTTTCAATGCCCTCCTCATGATCGCGCGTCTGGAGGCGGGGAGTGCCAGCGAGATCATGGGCCGGTTCGATCTCGGCCTCGTCGCTCAGGAGGTCGGCGAACTCTACGAGGCCCTGGCCTCCGAGCGGGGGATGGGCCTGGTCATGGAGGCTCCGGAAGGCCTCCCGCTCTGCGGCAATCGCGAACTCGTGGGCCAGGCCCTTGCTAACCTCATCGACAACGCGGTGAAATACGGCGGATCGGCGGGGATGGTTCACGTGAAAGCCGAGCCGCGCGGATCGAGCGTCGCGGTCATCGTGTCGGACAATGGTCCGGGCATTCCCGAGGAGGCGCGCGGGCGGGTGCTCGGGCGCTTCGTCCGGCTCGAGGAGGCACGGTCCAGGCCCGGTTTCGGGCTCGGCCTCAGCCTCGTCAACGCCGTGGTGCGCCTTCATCAGGGCACACTCGCGCTGGAAGACAATCGACCGGGGCTGCGTGTCGTCATGACCCTCCCGGCCGAGCCGGAGAGGGACAGCGTGTGACCAGTGAAGCGCCCTTGACCCAGCGCCTGACGAGGGCGCCCGTCCTGACCGATCCCGAACGTGCGGCGGTTCGGCTGAAGGATGTCGCGATGCGGCTCGGTCGCATCGACGACGCGACGCGGGCGCTTCTCCTCGGGCTTGCCGACCATTCTCCCTTCCTGTGGCAACGCGCGGCGCGCGAGCCCGAACGCCTCGCGGCGATGCTCGATCGCGCACCCGAGGCCGTGAGCGCCGATCTCATCGCCCGGCAGAGATCGGCCGCCCGGTCCGAGACGGGTGAGGTGCGCGACCTCGATGCCGTCGCTGCGGAACTCCGTCGCAACCGCGCGGACCATGCACTTCTGGTGGCGTTGGCCGATATTGGCGGAGCCTGGCCTCTGGCGACGGTGACCCGTGCGCTCTCCGATTTCGCGGATGCATCGGTTCATGCGGCGGCCGATGCACTCCTGCTGCAGGCAGTCCAAGCCGGGCGGCTTCAACCGCGCGATGCCGCAGACCCTCAGGTCGGTTCGGGCCTCGTCATCCTCGGACTCGGTAAACTCGGAGCCGGGGAACTCAATTATTCCAGCGACATCGACCTCGTCGTGTTTTTCGATCCCGACATCGCGCAGTTGAAAGATGGTGTCGCCGCGACACCGTTCTTTTCCAAGCTCGCGCAGGGCATCGCCAAGCTGCTGCAGGAGCGCACCGCCGACGGATACGTTCATCGGGTCGATTATCGTCTCCGCCCCGATCCTGGATCG belongs to Methylobacterium sp. 77 and includes:
- a CDS encoding HAMP domain-containing sensor histidine kinase produces the protein MSETERAPARIRNLFRTTAFKLSFAYLVVFATFAFLALGYVAWNASRVLDDQMVSTIEAEINGLSEQYKSGGLRRLISVVERRAGEPGASLYLVTTAAGERVVGNVGALADGTLSQPGQTEAAYARSGQSDVLDHHAIMQVFVLPGGFRLVVGRDVEERDRLRSIIATTFGSSVALVVVLGVVGGWFVASRVLRRVDAMTETTRRIMAGDLDGRLAVAGNGDELDRLARNLNEMLERIGELMRGLREVSDNIAHDLKTPLTRLRNRADEALHGADSPEQLRAAIEGVIEESDGLIRVFNALLMIARLEAGSASEIMGRFDLGLVAQEVGELYEALASERGMGLVMEAPEGLPLCGNRELVGQALANLIDNAVKYGGSAGMVHVKAEPRGSSVAVIVSDNGPGIPEEARGRVLGRFVRLEEARSRPGFGLGLSLVNAVVRLHQGTLALEDNRPGLRVVMTLPAEPERDSV
- a CDS encoding response regulator transcription factor: MRLLIIEDDREAVSYLVKAFKEAGHVPDHAVDGLDGYALAREGDYDVLIVDRMLPKLDGLSLIRSLREQEVTTPVLILSALGQVDDRVKGLRAGGDDYLPKPYAFSELLARAEVLARRRAASTGSAEAMSYHVGDLHLDRLSHRVTRGGHEILLQPREFRLLEYLMRHAGQVVTRTMLLEHVWDYHFDPQTNVIDVHVSRLRAKLDKDFDTALIHTIRGAGYILRPDEPHRGPAAS